The following proteins are encoded in a genomic region of Macadamia integrifolia cultivar HAES 741 unplaced genomic scaffold, SCU_Mint_v3 scaffold1363, whole genome shotgun sequence:
- the LOC122063567 gene encoding 26S proteasome non-ATPase regulatory subunit 1 homolog A-like: MATMVSSASGLLAMLNEPHPLLKLHALSNLNTFVDYFWPEISTSVPIIESLYEDEEFTQRPLAALLVSKVFYYLGELNDSLSYALGAGPMFDVSEDSDYVHTLLAKAIDEYASLKSKAAESSEDAEKVDPRLEAIVERMLDKCISDGKYQQAMGTAIECRRLDKLEEAIIRSDNVHGSLSYCINISHSYVNLREYRREVLRLLVNIYQKLPSPDYLSICQCLMFLDKPEEVAGILEKLLRSENKDDALLAFQIAFDLVENEHQAFLLNVRDRLSSPKSQPSVAVQRGSSEPDSVQTGNATAGDENLTNASDDVQMTDGARAPDEDIHEMDPKEATYAERLAKIKGILSGETSIQLTLQFLYSHNKSDLLILKTIKQSVEMRNSVCHSATIYANAIMHAGTTVDTFLRENLDWLSRATNWAKFSATAGLGVIHRGHLQQGRSLMAPYLPQSGAAGGGSPYSEGGALYALGLIHANHGEGIKQFLRDSLRSTNVEVIQHGACLGLGLAALGTADEEIYDDVKNVLYTDSAVAGEAAGISMGLLMVGTASEKASEMLAYAHETQHEKIIRGLALGIALTVYGREEEADTLIEQMTRDQDPILRYGGMYALALAYSGTANNKAIRQLLHFAVSDVSDDVRRTAVLALGFVLYSEPEQTPRIVSLLSESYNPHVRYGAALAVGISCAGTGLGEAISLLEPLTSDVVDFVRQGALIAMAMVMVQMSEASDSRVGTFRRQLEKIILDKHEDTMSKMGAILASGILDAGGRNVTIRLLSKTKHDKVTAVVGLAVFSQFWYWYPLIYFISLAFSSTAFVGLNYDLKVPRFEFLSHAKPSLFEYPRPTTLPTTTSAVKLPTAVLSTSAKAKARAKKEAEQKAVTEKSSGEESASIGSNVGKGKSSSEKDGDSMQVDSSSDKKPESESSFELLTNPARVVPAQEKFIKFLEESRYVPMKLAPSGLVLLKDLRPTEPEVLALTDTPSSMTSSAGGSTTGQEGSASAMAVDDEPQPPQPFEYTS, translated from the exons ATGGCGACGATGGTGAGTTCTGCAAGTGGGCTCTTGGCGATGCTGAACGAGCCTCACCCTTTGTTGAAGCTTCACGCTCTTTCCAATCTCAACACATTTGTTGATTACTTCTGGCCGGAGATTTCAACCAGCGTACCCATCAT TGAAAGTCTGTACGAGGATGAAGAATTTACGCAAAGACCGCTGGCTGCATTGCTTGTTTCTAAG GTCTTTTACTACCTTGGTGAGCTCAATGATTCCTTATCATATGCCCTAGGGGCTGGACCAATGTTTGATGTGTCGGAGGATTCTGATTATGTTCATACTCTTCTTG CTAAAGCTATAGATGAATATGCAAGTCTCAAATCTAAAGCAGCAGAATCAAGTGAAGATGCAGAAAAGGTGGATCCTAGATTGGAGGCCATTGTTGAAAGAATGCTTGATAA GTGCATCTCTGATGGGAAATATCAACAAGCTATGGGGACGGCTATTGAGTGCCGGAGATTGGATAAACTTGAGGAAGCAATTATTAGGAGTGATAATGTTCATGGATCGCTTTCTTATTGCATTAATATCTCCCATTCCTATGTTAATCTCAGAGAATATCGTCGTGAG GTTCTTCGGCTTCTTGTTAATATATATCAAAAATTGCCTTCCCCTGATTACTTGAGTATTTGCCAATGTCTAATGTTCCTGGATAAACCTGAAGAAGTTGCAGGAATATTGGAAAAGCTTCTACGATCTGAAAATAAG GACGATGCTTTGCTGGCCTTTCAGATTGCATTTGATCTTGTAGAGAATGAGCATCAGGCTTTTCTGTTGAATGTTAGGGACCGCCTCTCCAGTCCAAAATCACAACCTTCAGTGGCTGTGCAGCGTGGATCAAGTGAACCAGACTCTGTTCAAACCGGAAATGCTACTGCTGGCGATGAAAATCTTACAAATGCATCAGATGATGTTCAAATGACAGATGGAGCTCGGGCTCCCGATGAGGACATACATGAAATGGATCCTAAAGAAGCAACTTATGCTGAAAGGCTGGCAAAGATCAAGGGGATTTTGTCTGGGGAGACATCAATTCAGTTGACTTTGCAGTTTTTGTATAGCCACAACAA GTCGGATCTTCTGATACTGAAGACAATAAAGCAATCAGTTGAGATGAGGAATAGCGTTTGTCACAGTGCAACAATCTATGCCAATGCTATTATGCATGCAGGAACAACTGTGGATACATTTCTCAGGGAGAATCTG GACTGGCTGAGCAGAGCTACAAACTGGGCTAAATTCAGTGCAACTGCTGGGCTAGGTGTCATTCACAGAGGTCACCTGCAGCAAGGGAGGTCGCTGATGGCACCTTACTTGCCACAGAGTGGGGCTGCTGGTGGTGGTAGTCCATACTCAGAAGGTGGTGCCCTTTATGCTCTTGGTTTGATCCATGCCAACCATGGTGAGGGTATCAAACAATTTCTTCGTGACAGCCTCCGCAGTACGAATGTTGAG GTTATCCAGCATGGGGCATGCTTGGGTCTTGGTTTGGCAGCTTTAGGAACTGCTGATGAAGAGATTTATGATGATGTCAAGAACGTCCTTTACACTGACAGTGCTGTGGCTGGTGAAGCTGCAGGTATTAGTATGGGCTTGCTAATGGTTGGAACTGCAAGTGAGAAAGCCAGTGAAATGCTTGCTTATGCACATGAAACACAGCATGAGAAAATCATTAG AGGGTTGGCACTTGGAATCGCTCTTACAGTGTATGGCAGGGAAGAAGAGGCAGACACGTTGATTGAGCAGATGACTCGTGATCAAGATCCAATTTTGCGTTATGGTGGTATGTATGCATTGGCACTGGCTTACAGTGGAACAGCAAACAACAAGGCCATTCGTCAATTACTGCACTTTGCAGTATCAGATGTAAGCGACGATGTCAGGAGGACAGCTGTGCTAGCCCTTGGCTTTGTGCTTTACTCTGAACCTGAACAG ACTCCTCGCATTGTGTCCCTGCTCTCTGAGTCTTACAATCCACATGTTCGATATGGTGCGGCTCTGGCAGTGGGCATTTCCTGTGCAGGTACTGGTTTGGGTGAAGCTATATCTTTGCTTGAGCCTCTTACATCGGATGTTGTGGATTTCGTTCGTCAGGGGGCCCTCATTGCAATGGCCATGGTCATGGTTCAGATGAGTGAAGCCAGTGATTCTCGTGTGGGAACATTTAG GCGGCAGCTGGAGAAAATAATTCTTGATAAACATGAGGACACCATGAGCAAGATGGGAGCTATCCTGGCTTCAGGCATTCTTGATGCTGGTGGAAGGAACGTGACAATCAGGCTGCTGTCCAAGACAAAGCATGATAAAGTTACTGCAGTTGTTGGACTTGCTGTATTTAGTCAGTTTTGGTATTGGTATCCTCTTATCTATTTCATAAGCCTCGCATTCTCAAGCACTGCATTTGTTGGGCTCAACTATGATTTGAAAGTTCCAAGGTTTGAGTTTTTATCACATGCAAAACCTTCTCTATTTGAGTATCCCCGACCAACTACTCTCCCCACTACAACATCTGCTGTGAAACTCCCAACTGCTGTTTTGTCGACCTCTGCAAAAGCCAAGGCTAGGGCTAAAAAAGAGGCAGAACAGAAGGCCGTTACTGAAAAATCATCCGGGGAGGAATCTGCTTCCATTGGTTCTAATGTGGGGAAAGGAAAATCATCTAGTGAGAAGGATGGGGACTCTATGCAG GTTGATAGCTCATCGGACAAGAAGCCAGAATCTGAATCATCTTTTGAACTTTTGACAAATCCTGCACGCGTTGTTCCTGCCCAAGAGAAGTTCATTAAATTTTTGGAGGAAAGCAGATATGTACCCATGAAGTTGGCTCCCTCAGGGTTGGTTCTGTTGAAGGACCTGCGGCCAACTGAGCCAGAGGTACTCGCCCTAACAGATACTCCATCATCTATGACTTCATCTGCAGGAGGGTCAACTACTGGTCAAGAGGGATCGGCATCTGCTATGGCTGTTGATGATGAACCTCAGCCGCCTCAGCCATTTGAGTACACCTCATGA